GCTCGAGCGATCGACACGCGTCCCATGGCCTGGGCCCACGTGCCGCTATTCCTCTTCGTTATCCCCACGCAGCAAACCGCACAACCACTCACTTTCTTCTCCTCGCCCCTATCCTTCGCCTTCCTCCTTCGTTTTCCCTCCCTCTAGATCAGGGCAAGCGCCAGCAAGTCGACGGCCGCCCCTGTTGGGAGCTTTCTGCTCCTCATTCGTGTGCACCTTCACGAGGAACACCACCGTTTTGTTTTCTGCATCCGCTACTCCTGCCCGCTGCTGCAAAGCAAAAGGATGGCCACTGCTCGTCGCAGTTGCTGCACGTGGCAACGACGGTCGCTGGAGGCAACGTAGATGCTGCAAGGGGGCAACAATCGAGGATGCAGCGCTCGTCGGCGTCTCGCGGAGCTGCGATGACGGCTGTGGGCGCTGCGAAGGAGCGCTCGCCGGCGGCTCCAAGCGCTGCAATGGAGCACCTAGCGGCTCCGGGCACTGCGACGGAGCGGTCACCGGCGACCCCTAGCGCTGTAATGAAGCACTCCGGCGACTCCCTGCGCTGCAATGGAGCGCTCGGCGGCGGCTGCCGGCGCTGCGACGGAGCTCCCGGCGACCCTCGACGCTGCAATGGAGCGCTCCCGACGACTCCTGACGCTGCAATGGAGGTCCTATTGTTGCAATCGAGCGGTCGCTGGCGGCGTCCCGGTGAGTCGCCGGCGGCCGTTGCTGCACACAGGAAGATGTGATGCGTGTTGCTTTGCAGCATCACCGGCGAGACAGTCAATAGAGGACGCGGTCGGAGACAAGCGGTGACCGACTGCCCGATGTGAAGGGGAGAGCGATGCTTGAGGGCGAGGCGTGTGATGCGGACTGTGGGCGAGCGATACGGGATCTGAGCGATGGTTGTGATGGACGCATCTAACGGTCGTGGGGGCGGCTTTAGTTTTCGTTTAATCAACCGGATGATTTCAGATTTTGTTTGCATTTCGGAAATTAATCAAAATTTCAACAAATTTTCGCTATCGTAAAAAAATGAAACATTTATTTCGAAACATATTCGTTTTTTCCAATAATTGACCTCATTTTATAAGAATTCGGGTTTTAATATTTTCTCCCTTTTTTACAGAATTTTAGAAATGCTCGTTATTGAATTTGCTAACATTTTCCAAATTCGTGATCTTATTTTGAATTCACGACACTGATACTGGGATGGGCCTGGGCCATGTGCGTGCTGGGAAGGTCCGTGTCGATCTACTACTGGGCCTGGCTACGCCCGAGAGAAAATATATGGGCGCACGCCCGTCTGCACCGTATCTTGAAAACCCTAAGCTGGGGGATCTTTGCTTTCCCCCGAACAAAAAAacgagagcggcggcggcggcgacggcggggagaAGAAAGGACACCGCACAGTGGTGAGGAGGTGAGATGGACACCGCAGGGAGTTCGACGGGAAGGAGTGGCGAGTCCATGTTTGCCGAGGAGCTCTATCAGGCTGGAATCTGCATGCGGGAGAGTATCCGGTGGATCGAGGCCCAGGAGGGCAAGATGGAGGAGATTGCACATAGCGATTCTGACTATGATAATCTTCCGGATTTCAGAATGGATATGGTCGTCTTGACGGAGAGGATCTTCCAATTGTGGCACAGGATGGGCGTGGTACAGAGGGCCGGTTGGATCGGCAATGAAGGGGGATCGATGGAGACCCAGAGCAAGATTGGCGACGGCGGAGAGATGGAAGCTGGAGGGAAGTCGTCGAAGGGAAGCAGGAGTTCCGCATCCCTCGAACTCGAGAATCTGCTCCACCGTTCCGGAATCCTTGCCGACGGAGACAGAGGCGGAGGCGCAGACAGTGAGGAGCTGCTTGATTTCCTCGCAATGGAGACCCAGGAGTGGATCGTTAGCCAGTCAGACAGTCAACTCCGCTGGGAGACCGTGCCCGAATTGACAACCGAAATCCTGTTGAATTTTGAAGAAGTGGTCGTTGACATTGCTAAGGTATTTGAAAACAAGAAGATCCGGGAGGAGGCAATGGCAGTGCTAAGGTTCGGCTTCAGATTGCCGGCATTCTCTGAGCAGATCGATGAGCTGAGGCACGAGATGTGCAACTTTCTGAGATCCTTCTCGTCAGAGAACAAAGATATAAGGAACACCATGATGAAGTTTATTTCTGAGCCGTACCTATCCCGTATCAGCAAATTGAAGTTGATCTCTGACCGTATCACTATGCTCCAGCGAATGGACTCGGACTTCGACTACAAAGTGAAATCAACGATGATTAAGCTGAAATCAGAATCTTTCTTGTCAGCCATGGAGGACGAGCTTCGCAGGGCAGGCAAAGAAGATTCCGTGGAGATGGAGGAGAAGAGATTCACTGCTTATCATCTCTACTGGGAACGTATATGGGGCAAGGATGGCCACAGCTTCGAAAATCAGAGTGAGTAAACTTGCATGCATGCTACTTACCTGATTACTTGCATTTTGGAATTTACACCACTCAACCAGATTGATTCTTAAATGGACTATTTATTTACTAAAGTTTACTCCACGATTTGGGGTTCTACTAGTGAGACTTTGATGTAGTAGATCTCTAACTTGTTAACTTGTATGCAGCGATATTGAGCCCCATGCAATTTACACATTGCACACCACGCCACATTCCAATTGAAGCTGTCGCAGGGAGTACCTTGCAGATCTACTCCATCAAAGTCTCACTAGTAGAACCCCAAAAGTTGCCACTGGAGGTGTATGGAGTGGTCGCAGTCCGTGATGCTGTGGACCGTCATCGCAACCCTCTATTCCTCCGTTCAAGACAGCACTGCCAAATCCTTGAAGAAAATGTACGTATGGTATTTTCGTGTTCTTGATCCTTTGTTTGTTGCCTGCATCCTTGTTGATTATGGCAAATGATGATGCTTGCAGGATTCTTTATTGCACTTGACTGGCCCGGTTCGTGCAATTGTCTCGACGGATACTGTTTACATCGAAATCCAATTAATAGTGAAGGGCGCAACAAAATCTGAAGATACAGCATTGATCAGTACATTTGGCTTTTACAATGCTGATAATTCCTGTACCTATCTCGCTAAAAACGCCTTGTGCACAGTGGAGCTGTGCTGTGAGCAACTTAAACAGTCGGTCCAGGCTACTATCCTCAGTGTGGCTGTTACACCCAAACAGGAATCATTGCTTTTTCATGGTGGCAGAGTTGTTTGCTATTCAGTGCCTGAGGATGGTAATGAAGATATCGCTGCGCAAGTATCATCTAGGCAAGTTTTGCTGCTTGATTCGAAAGGTGGAAGAATGCCTATGGCAAGCAATGACTACCTTTATCTGACAAGACATGTAGTTTCTGTGGAATTAAATGGAAAGCTGCTAGTCCTCATAATGGCTGGTTCACCATCACAGACTGAGATTACTGCTCAATTCCTCCTTAAACCCGAAAAATACAACACAAGTAAATGCGAATTTCCCCTTGCTGATGGCTCTAAGGCTGAGATTACTGTTGCTTGGTCCCTTGTTCCCTTGACGATGCCACAGTCAGGTGACAGTCGTGAGGACAGTGGAATGGCGACTGCAGGAAATTCGAAGGGAAGGAGCGGCGAGTCCATGTTAAGCGAGGAGCTCTGTCAAGCTGCCATCTTCATGCAGAAGAGTATCTGCTGGATCCAGGCCCTGGAGAAGAAGATGGGGAAGTTTGGACACTACGGCTCCGAGGAATACAAGAACCTTCTAGGGTTGAAATCAGTTATGTATGAGTTGTCGAATAAGATCTTCGGTCGGGTCGACTGTGAGGCCCAGAAGAGGATCAGCACGATGCAGAATGCCTGTTGGATCAGCAATAAAGGGAAATTGACCGATACCCAGACAAAAATTGGCGACGACATAGAGATGGAAACCGGAGGGAAGTCGTCAAAGGGAAGGAGTGGCGAGTTTGAATTGGTGAGGATTGGCAACGAAGGCAGAACGGTGCAGACACAGAGCAAGATTGGTGATGGTTGCAAATCAGTCTCCAAGCAGTTCAATGAGCAGGAGCAGTTCAAGGAGCTGCCAGTCAGTAACTTGATGTCCGTAGCCGAGTCTGTCAGAAATAAGATTGAGAAGAAGCAGGCTGAGACCATGACGGAGGAGGTTGTGCCGAGGGTAAGCTTCAAATTAGGTTTGCTCTCCTGGCAGTTTGATGAGCTGTGGGACAAGATGAGCCTGCTAGTCTCAACAGAACCAAAATTTCTAGCGATATGCATGCTTATTAGAGAGCCCTTCGCATGCTATTGCTCCACATTGAAGTTTATCTCTGAAGTTTTCAACCGGCTTGGTGAATGGGTGCCAGATTTCGGAGAGCAAATAGAATCGATGAGGCAAGATGATGAGGACAAGAATATGGGTGGAAAAGTTGTGAATCCGCATGAGGCGGCAAAGGCGGCTGAGGAGTACTATTTCAATGTCTACCGTAGAGGCTGGGAACGTAGGAACAGCAACTTTGGCAGCTTCGAAGACCCAAGTGAGTAATGTGCTTGTGATATGGTTGTTAGTTTCTTTTCTTCTTCCATTTACTGCATGTCTCAAGCAAGCTAATTCGTTCTGTTAGCATAGTGATTTACTTTAATCATTGATTATTATTCTTCTTGAATGGATAGCAAAAGCAATTTGTGCAATCTTTTGTTAGTTGACGTCAGATTTCTAACACACTTGACTTGGTTGCATGCAGCGTTATTGAGCCCCATGTTCTTTACCCGAAGCTTACCAGGCCACACCCAAGTGGGTACTGAAGTCGGGAGGACCATGCAGGTCTACTATATTAAAGTTGCAGaaagagaaggctatgcccttgAGTGGCCGCTGAAGGTATATGGTGTAGTCGCTGCACGAGATGTAGTGGACTATCGTCGCAACATTCTCTTCCTTCGCACGAGGGATGACTGCCAAATCCTCAGGAGACAGGTATGCATGTGTATTTTCCTGTTCTTTTTCTTGTTGTTTGCATCTTTGTTGACAAGTTAATGGTAAACAATGATGCTTGCAGGATCCTTTTTTGCACTTGACTGGCCCTTCTCGTGCAATTATGTCTGGCGGCATAATGGAACCCACAGTTACGATTGAAGTCCACCTAAAACTTAAGGGCATGGTGGAGTCTAAAGATAGAACATTGATCAGTAAAGCCTTTTTTTATGATGAAAAAGATCTTGATAGTGGTGATATTATTTCCACCCGTGCCCTTCGTGGCCTTTGTGAAATAGAGTTATGCTGTGAGCAGCTTGAACATTCACACCAAGCCACTATCCTCGGTGTTCGTGTTGTACGGGGCTCATTGCCTTGTGGCAATGGCATCAAGATCGTTTGCTCCGCACTACCTGAGGACAAAACCAAAGGCGGTGGTAAGCGCCCATCTGGGTGTATTTTGCTGCTTGATTCACAAGCTGGAGATATGCCTGTGGGTGAAGAGGGTTATCTAGATCTGTCGAGGCAAGTTGTATCTGTAAAATCAAGAGGAAGGCTCGAAATTCTCATGAAGGCTGGAGAAATCAGTGGAAGTGTCGTCTTCCCAACCAAATTCAGCAACATAAGTCGAGAAAGTTGTGAGCTTGGTAGTTGTGAAGTGGAGATAACCGTTGCTTGGTCCTTGCTCATTGAAAACCAGTATGATATCTCGGTGATGGGAGCCATACAGCCTTATGCATGGGAATCAATTCCACGTAGGCCTACCATGAAGCTTGTTGGCGCTTGCTGAAGATGTTCACTTGGTGAAGATGAAGTCATCCTCTGCAGCGGCATGCTAGCTAATTGTACTACTAGCAGTAATCTGAAAAGGTATGGGCAAGACAAGGCAGCGTCAGATGCTGGTTCAGTTTCTGAAAATGTTTTTTGGCAAAGCAGAGATAATCACCGTGCTACCTGATATAAGCAGTATATAATCCGGGATGCGATTCGGATTTGACAGGAAGAATAGGGACCATGAAAAACACACTGGATGAGTAGTCTTTCATGTCAGTAGGATTGAAGTCTAGCTAGGCCTGATTATGAGCGACCATTCTGCATTCCAAACATGTACGTAGGTTCTTCAATACAATTAACCGTATCTTTGTATATACATAGAAAGAATATCGTTTACTGATACAATTATCTCTGCTCCGTTTGCAAAGAACAGGGCCTTTCGCTACATCTTCTGTGTAGAAGATGCTAGCGTCCTTTGGCCTGACAAGCATATGAATATATGATCCCAGGGCTGGTACTCCTCCAGTTGCTAAAAATAATGCTCCAATTATTACTTTCGCATGACCGTTTTAGCAGCACATGCACAGAGCACAGCACAGGCAAAATTCAATCGCACAGCACAGCCCAGTCTTCCTTGAAAAGTAATGCTTGTAATGGGCATCTTAATCTGGATACAACTTGCGCTGCCAGCCTTGTAAAGGTATAAACATATTAAGAAGAATCATTTTTTTATACATCAATCTTATCAATAGAAAAACTTAATACAGAAGCAGAAAATATGGTGAAGCAGTACATGGAATTGTATCGTCAGGCTCTCTGTCTGCGAATATCCAAATCGCCTCTCATCTATCTgctactccttccgtcccataatgtaagacttttttgacactacactagagttaaaaaatgtcttatattatgggacggaggaagtacttttGTTCACTACAGAAGGAGCTAGATATCGGACATGGAGTTTGAAGATATCTAGTGAAAGTACTCGTGTCAGCACGAGATCACATTTGGAATAGTAAAATTAAAATAAATTGTAGAACGattcaaaaaaatatataaaacttttgGCAACAAACAATGATGTATGTTTCACATGCACGCAAAATTTCGCGATGCAATGACATTTGTGGAGGTCTCGGCAAAAAATGGAAGCTCCAAAATGCTTTAAAAAATAGTCTTTTAGAGCACCTTTTTTTCATACCTCCAAGAatcatgaaattttgcatgcatgtAAGGCACACATCAGTGTTTGTTGCCAAATAATTCATTTTTTATTCGTTTTACTATTTTTTTAATTTTACTGTTCCAAAGGGTGAATGTGGAGCTCATGCTCAGCCCCAAGGCAGGCACAATATGTTTCACGCACCAATTACAGTCTGTCCCTGCAACGACACAGTATCCGAACCTAGCCCGGTGCCAAAAGAATATAAAAATAACAATGATAAAGAAATAAGGAGAGCTGACATGCCCAGCGACACACAACAAGCAACAACACCATATGTCGCCCTTGACAACACAGGAACTACAAGAAATGTTTTCCAAAAACAATGCCTTTGGAAAGGAAAACCTCCCTTCCGTCAGATCGAACTGTTGAATATCCCTCCTTGAGACATGATACTCTGAAGAGCGCCGAACATCATCAATGGATTCAACATCTTGTGTGCATGTGGTCTAGAGCCAGTCTGATAGAGTCTGCCAAGACAGAGGTGTCAAGATGTGGCAAACCATGACCACGCCATCCTAGAGAGACCTCCTATATAGCGACCTATGCGTCAGAAAAATGTGGAGCACTCACCCCCCCGCACCTCCTCCGTGCGCGCTCATAGGCCGGGCCATGTGCGGGGCGGGATGCCCCTTTGTTTTTTTAAGTTTAAGTTTTtcctttttaaaaataattcaggaTTTCAAGAAGTTGTAAAATGTGGAAAAAAATctcgaattcaaaaaatgttcaggaaatGATA
The window above is part of the Triticum aestivum cultivar Chinese Spring chromosome 2A, IWGSC CS RefSeq v2.1, whole genome shotgun sequence genome. Proteins encoded here:
- the LOC123190686 gene encoding uncharacterized protein, which encodes MDTAGSSTGRSGESMFAEELYQAGICMRESIRWIEAQEGKMEEIAHSDSDYDNLPDFRMDMVVLTERIFQLWHRMGVVQRAGWIGNEGGSMETQSKIGDGGEMEAGGKSSKGSRSSASLELENLLHRSGILADGDRGGGADSEELLDFLAMETQEWIVSQSDSQLRWETVPELTTEILLNFEEVVVDIAKVFENKKIREEAMAVLRFGFRLPAFSEQIDELRHEMCNFLRSFSSENKDIRNTMMKFISEPYLSRISKLKLISDRITMLQRMDSDFDYKVKSTMIKLKSESFLSAMEDELRRAGKEDSVEMEEKRFTAYHLYWERIWGKDGHSFENQTILSPMQFTHCTPRHIPIEAVAGSTLQIYSIKVSLVEPQKLPLEVYGVVAVRDAVDRHRNPLFLRSRQHCQILEENDSLLHLTGPVRAIVSTDTVYIEIQLIVKGATKSEDTALISTFGFYNADNSCTYLAKNALCTVELCCEQLKQSVQATILSVAVTPKQESLLFHGGRVVCYSVPEDGNEDIAAQVSSRQVLLLDSKGGRMPMASNDYLYLTRHVVSVELNGKLLVLIMAGSPSQTEITAQFLLKPEKYNTSKCEFPLADGSKAEITVAWSLVPLTMPQSGDSREDSGMATAGNSKGRSGESMLSEELCQAAIFMQKSICWIQALEKKMGKFGHYGSEEYKNLLGLKSVMYELSNKIFGRVDCEAQKRISTMQNACWISNKGKLTDTQTKIGDDIEMETGGKSSKGRSGEFELVRIGNEGRTVQTQSKIGDGCKSVSKQFNEQEQFKELPVSNLMSVAESVRNKIEKKQAETMTEEVVPRVSFKLGLLSWQFDELWDKMSLLVSTEPKFLAICMLIREPFACYCSTLKFISEVFNRLGEWVPDFGEQIESMRQDDEDKNMGGKVVNPHEAAKAAEEYYFNVYRRGWERRNSNFGSFEDPTLLSPMFFTRSLPGHTQVGTEVGRTMQVYYIKVAEREGYALEWPLKVYGVVAARDVVDYRRNILFLRTRDDCQILRRQDPFLHLTGPSRAIMSGGIMEPTVTIEVHLKLKGMVESKDRTLISKAFFYDEKDLDSGDIISTRALRGLCEIELCCEQLEHSHQATILGVRVVRGSLPCGNGIKIVCSALPEDKTKGGGKRPSGCILLLDSQAGDMPVGEEGYLDLSRQVVSVKSRGRLEILMKAGEISGSVVFPTKFSNISRESCELGSCEVEITVAWSLLIENQYDISVMGAIQPYAWESIPRRPTMKLVGAC